GGGGCGCCGTCGGGCGGCTTCTCTCGCCTCGACACGGCGGAGGCCACCCGCCGGGGGATCGAGCTCTTCGGCATCGCCGACGTCCAGTTCGGCCCCGCCGACCTGCGCCGCTTCACCTCCGACGCCTATGCCGAGGCCGCGGCGGGACGGCTGCGGCCGGTGATCGGGGAGGTGTTTCCACTCGAACGCGCGGCCCAGGCCCATGCGGCTATTGAGGGGCGGGGGTTGGTGGGGAAGGTGGTGCTGGAGGTGTGAGAGAGCGCAGCATCGAGGCCGCCGACCGCCCGCAGCCGACAACAGGTCAGGCGTCCGCGAAGTGCTCGGCTGTCCGTTGGCCCCCATGGTCTCCCCGCGGCAGCGCACGGGCGAGATAGGGGTTCGCGGTCGATTTGTCCGGGAGTCCCAGCGCTGCCGTGGCGCCGGCCAGGGTCATCGCGTAGGCGTCCACCGCACGCCGGACGTTGGGGGCGTCCAGGCTGTCGCCGGTCACGAGGCGGTCGAGGTCCACGTAGGCCGAGCGGACGACTTCCATCCAACGGTAGACACGCCAGTCCTCACGCCAGCCCTTCGTGCAGTCCTCGGGCAGCAGACGGGCCCAGCGGGAGAACAGGCGCTCACGGATCTCCGGACGCGTGGGGGTGAGGTGTATGTGGCGGACCAGGTCGTACAGCGGGTCACCGACCATAGCCATCTCCCAGTCGATGAGGGTCAGACCGCCACTCTCACGGCGCACGAGGTTCCAGGGGTTGAGGTCGCCGTGCAGGAGCACGGGGCGGCGCGGGACCAGGGTGTGGCGACCGAGGATCTCACCGAGACGGCCTCCGTTGGGGAGCCCCAGTTCTCGCATCAGGTCTCGCGTCGCCGGGGGGAGTTCGGTCACCATGCGGACCAGTTCGCCCTGAAGCTCCCGGTAGAAATTCAACCGCGCCGCTTCGGGATCCAGCGTCTCGTAGGCGACGAAGGTCAGCGCCGCGAGCTGATCCACGAGATCGTCCGCCTCGTGCGGCCGGAGTCCGTCGGTCGGGTGGTCCGGTGGGCGGAACCCGTCCGCCGGACCTTCGTAGGACTGGACGGTGAACTGCTCCCGCAGGCCGCTGGTGCCCAGGGCCAGCACTCTCGGGGCGCGTACGGAAACGTTTGACCGCTCGATGGCGCCCAGGACGGCATGCTCATTGAGGAACCTGCGCTCCCGGGCGTTCGCCGTGCCGATCTTCCGGCGAACCATGACGGGAAGGGGGTATCCCGGCACCCGTACCGCCGTATTGAGATGGGCCGTTCCCTTGAACACACGTTCCGCGGATGCGGCCCCCTCCTCGAAGAGGGCCCTGCTCACGACGGGCGCGGGAAACCGTGGATGCGGCTGGACTCGGTCGTCGGGTTCCCAGACGATCTGTGAGATCGGACCGTTCGGGTGATCCCGGCCCGCGTGGGACTCGTTCCAGCGGAAGAGAATGCGCTCGATCTCCGCCGCGTCCGGCACGCTCGCGAGCCGCAGCGGTTCCTCGGCCAGCCTCAGGGCTCGGTACACCTCCTGCGTCGCCGCTTCGAGTTCCCGCTGGTCGAAGGAGCCACGGAGCGACGTGGCGGCTCGCATCACGTCCGGGTAGACGGACTGGGCGCGCTCGAAGGCCAGGTAGTGCTTCAGGTCCCGGTCCAGCCCGTGTACGGCCTTGAGCCGCCGTCGGCCCATGACCTCACGCCATGCCTCGATCACCTCGGGCCACTGGTGGTCGGGATACTTCATGCGCACGAGGTGCGTCGCGAGGTCGTGCAGCGGATCGCCGTAGCTCGCCAGCTCCCAGTCGACGCAGATCAGGGGCGGGTCACCGTCGTACGACACGATGACGTTGTCCCGGTGCAGGTCCGTGTGGAGCAGGCTGAAGGGGCGGCTGACGAGCGCCGGCACCCGCTCCGCGAACCGCACCATCGCGTCCTCGGGGATGCCCAGCATCGCGAACAGCCCGCCGAAATCATTCCAGTTACGCCGGCGGATCTGTTCCTCAGCCGCTGATGCCAACGCCCGCAGAAAGCCTCTGCTGTCCCTGCTGGAGCGCGGCCAGGACGCCGGTAGCGCAGGGAGATGCTGCCTGCGAACCTGCGTCATGTCCGCGAGAAGATCCACCAGCGCAAGGATCAGGCTGGAGTCCACCGGCTTGCCGTTGGGGCAGATGCGCGACAGCGGCACGCCCTCGACATAGCTGAGGATGGTCACGTCACCGCGCTTGACCAGGCACCGCGGAACGTGCGGCAGCACGCGCCAGATCGTGTTGAGGATCTCCGCCTCGTCCTGCCACGTTCTGATGACCACGGGCACGACCGAGGCGATACGTTCCCGTACCGTCACCGGCGCACGGTCGTCGCACGCCACGAGACGGGAGTCGTTCTCCGTCAAGGGGCGCACCATGTAGTTCCGGTTGTGGTGACCGCGGCCGAACGACCCGAATGCCCTGGCGTAGCGCACGAAGTCCTCGTACGCCGTGTCCGCCGCACTTTCCAGAGCCGGCGGGCCGGACAGGCCGGACAGCGACGGAACACCCACGGTCACTCCTGAATAACTGTGCATTATCGCTGATGTTCATGCATGGCGATGAGGGTGAGCACACCCTAGTGCCCGCCCAGAAGTCCGGCTGAGTCCTCTACGAAATCGGTGCCTACTTGAGAAAGAGTTGTACCTCCCGGAAACACGGAGTTGTTGGAGGCCCGGTCGACTTCCCGTCGGACCGAGGGCAGCCCCAGTGCTCCCGGCCGTCGGCCCGGTGCTCCCCGCCGTCGCCTCGGGGCTCCCGCCGTCGCCTCAGGGCGCATCCGCGAGGAGACGCCAGCAGGAGTCGAACCAGGCCTGCATGCTCTCCATGAACACAGACCCGGAGGAGTCCGGATCGCCCTCGTCGTTGACGTGACGGGTCAGGGTCGATCCGAGACCGAGGACATCCGTGGCTTCGACCTCCACGCCGTCGTCCAGCAGGATGGGCCGCTCCACCACCTGATACGGGCCGAACAGCGCCTCGACGCCCGGGCGCAGATACAGCTTGAACGCCGGCGCCAATGGCACATGCCGGATCTCCACCCGCACTGACGGCACCAGACCCTCCGTCTGCAGATCGCGCAGAGCGGCACGCAACGAAATCGTATGCCGCTCGGTGATGGCACGGAGCCGGTCCTGCAATCGGCCCGATTGGTCGGGTTCCGGCTGTGCGGACTGGTCCTCACTCGACTTCTTCATGCGCGGGTAGGGAAGGTCCAGCGACTCCGAGGGCAACAGGATGCGCAGCTCGATGCGCTCGGGGGTGATCTCCTTGAGCCGGATGTGCTCGGCCTGGAGTCGGATGTGGGCGTCCAGGGACTCCGAGGTGAGGGTGAACACGTCCAGTCGTACGGTCGGCTGGGCGAATGCCCGTGCGACGAAGGTGCCCAGAGTCGCGCGCACCCGGGGCACTTCCTGTTTCGGGTTGCCCAGGTGGGTCGGGCTCTTCACAACCCGCGATCCGCTGCCCTGACGGGACTTGATCCATCCTTCGTTGTTCAGCTCTCGCAGTACACGCTGCACGGTGTCGCGGGAGACCCCGAGTTCCTCGGCCAGCTCGCGCTGCGCGGGCAAGTGGGAGTCGATCGCGTACGTGCCGTCGGCGATACGGGTTCGCAGCGTCTCCAGGATGCGCTGGAACTCCGTACCGCCTCCCTCGCCGCGTTCTCCGCTCACACCGCGACCGTACCTCGCCCGCCCCATGGGCAAACCCGCTTCCCGGCACTTGAGTGACCGGATTGGAAGGTTGGCAGGGCTGGAAGTTGACTGCCCGTTAAGGGATCAAGCAGACAGGGCACATTCCATTTGAGGTAACCAGTCCAATTGGACGACTAGTTGACGGATTCACTGAAGTGGACGGGGTGGGATACGTGATCTTCTTTCAACTGGTGGGCGTGGGACTCGAGCTCGGCGTGACGCAACTCGTGCGGATGGAGCTCGGGCTGGTGGGTCTCGTTCTGCTGACCCTCCTTCTGGTGGGGGTCCGAGCGGGACACCCACGCCTGGCCTGGTGGTCGGCGGCCCTCTTCTTCCTGCTGACCCTTCAGATCCAGACCTGACGCGGTCAGACCTGGCGCCTCCCGGCCCGGCGCCTCCAGGCTCGCCGACGATTCAGGCCGACCCCCGAAGCACCCGCAGTACCGGCTCCAGTGAACTCACCACGTCCTCGGCGCCCGCTTCGCGCAGGAGCTTCTCCTTGTAGGCGGTGCGGGCGTAGCCGAGGAAGGGGACGCCGGCCTGGCGGGCGGCCTCGTAGTCCGAGGGGGCGTCGCCGATCATCAGGGCGGCGGCGGGGGCCGCGCCCAGGGCGTTCAGGGCGCGGTTGAGGCAGTGCGGGTCCGGCTTGAGGTGGTGCAGGTCCTGGCCCCGGCCGTAGATGTTGGGGGCGAAGCAGTTGGTGAGATCCCGGCTCGCGAGGTAACCGGTGGCGGTGCGGGCCGAGTTGTTGGTCGCGATGGCCAGCCGTGCGCCGACGGCGCTCCAGGTCCGGATCAGCGGGTCCGCGTACGCGGTGGGCCAGGCGGACGGCACCGCCTTGAGTTCCTGCTGGGTGAGACGTTCCTCCAGCTCGCTCACCAGATCGCTGTGCGGATGGCGGCGGTGGACGGCGTACAGGACCACCATCGGGTCCGGGTGGACCTGTTCCTCCTCGGTGAGCAGTCCCCGCAGCCCCTGCCGCTCCAGCCACTCCACCAGGTCCTTCGCCACATCCTCCGCGGAGTGCCCCGCGAAGAGCCGACAGATCGGCCCGTCGAAGTCGAAGAGTACAAAGTGAGCGCGTTCGATCACTTCCCGCAAGTTCTCGGTCTCTGCTGCCACAGGTTCAGTCTGCGCCGTATCAGAAGTCACTAAGAGAGTGTCAGGTCCGTGGTGATGGTTTCCCAGAGGGCGTCGAACCACTTCTGGGATTGGTCCACGAACGCGGCGTCCCGCTGACCGGTCCGCTTCTCGAAGGAGAAGAGGAGGGAGTCCGAGCCGAGGGCGTCGTACATGTCCAGCGTCACGTCGGCCATCTCCTCCTCGCGCCGGGTGACCATGTAGTAGGCGATCAAAGCCTCGACGCCGTTGAGCAGGTACAGCTTGATGGGCGGGGTGAAGGGCAGGGCCCGGAACGCCACGCGTACGTCGATGCCGTGCGAGGAGCGCAGGGCGCGCAGGTTGTGCTGGAGGACGTGGACCTGGGCGTTGCGCTGGGCGAGCCAGCGTTCGTGGACCGGGTCGTCGTCACCGCGGCCGTCGACGGGGACCGGGAAGGCGAGGTTGATGTCCCGGGACGGGAGCAGGATGCGGACGTCGATCGACTCCGGGCGGATGCGGCCCTCGTGGATCAGCCGGACCGGTTCGCCGAGCGCCAGCATCAGGGTCTCGGCGGTCAGGCAGGCCGCGTCGACCCGGACGTGCGGCGCGGAGAACGCGTCGGCCAGCCGGGGAGCCAGTCCGACCATCGTCGTCTGCGGCTCGTTCCCGGCCGAGGCCGGCGGCTCCGCGATCCGCGGGGGGCTGCCCTTGCTGACGTTGCTCAGCAGTCCGTCGTCCTGGAGCGCGCGCAGGGCCTGCCGGACGGTGCCCCGCTCGACACCGAACTCCTCTGCCAACTCGGCCTGAGTTGGCAGGCGGTCGCCCGCCTTGAGGTCACCGGCTCGGATCCGATCCCGCAGGACGTCGGCGATCTCCTGGGGCGAGAGCCTTCTGCTGCCGTTCACTGCAACGTTCTCCTGGGTCACGACCAAACGCTACAACTCTCGTCCATCTACGGAGAGTTGTTTGAAAGTTGTTTATGGCTAGTAGCCAAGTGGGGACAACTTAATCAGAGTTGGTCACCAACTTAGCCAAGTTGGCGGAAGTTTTGCCTCCCCCACCCGAGTCCGTTCACCGACTCACCCGGCCTCACCCTCGCACACCCCAGAGGAACCACCACGCCACAGTAGAAGCAGGAGAACCGCCCATGCCCGCCATAGCCCTTCTCTCCGCCCTCTTCGTCGTCGGCTTCGACCAGTTCGTGCAGTGGCAGTACGGCACGACAGGCGTCATCGGCCTGCTGCTCCTCACCATCGGGATCAAGGCCAAGAGCCCCACCTGCAGCTCCATCGGCGCGGTCGTCCTCGCCCTGATGGTCGCGGGTCCTGCCCTGTGACGTGCAGGGGAGAGTCGGTCAGTTCGAGAGCAGCAGCTTCGAGCTGATGGTCTCCCACAGCGCGTTGAACCAGAGGTGGGACTGCTCCACGAACGTGGTGTCCCGCAGCCCGGCCCCCTGCGCGAAGGGGAACAGCATGGACTGAGTGCCCTGGACGTCGTACATCTCCAGGTACTCGTGGTCCACTTCCTCCTCGCGCCTGGTCAGCGTGTAGTAGGCGAAGAGCGCCTCGACCCCGTTGAGCAGGTACAACTTCACCGGCGGGGTGAAGGGGAGCGCACGGAAGGTGACGTTGACGTCGATGCCGTGCGTGGCACGCAGGGCGAGCAGGTTGTGGCGCAGCACCTGGCCCTGGGCGTTGCGGTTGGTCAGCCAACTGCGCTGGAGCCGGCCGGCCGCCGAGGCGTCGACCGGTGCGTCCACCGGCGCGGGAAAGGCGAGGTCGATGTCACTGCTGGGAAGCAGCACACGGACGTCCACCCTGGCCGGTTTTATTCGGCCCGCGTGAATTTGCCGGAGGGGTTCGCCCATGGCAAGGGTGAGCGATATCGACGTCAGGCACAGCGCGTCGATCTCCACGTGCGGGGCTTCGAAGGCGGCCGTGATCCGGCCGCCGAGTGCCACCGTGGTGGGCTGGGGTGAGGCTTCCGGGCCGGTCAGAGCCCGCCCCAGGGTGTCGGCGACGGTCGCCGGGCTCCCTTTGGACACGTTGACGAGCAGATGTTCCGACTGCAGGATGCGCAGCGCCTGCCGGACCGCCCCGCGTTCGACTCCGAACTCGTCGGCCAGCTTGGCCTGCGTGGGCATGCGCTGCCCCGGCCGCAGCTGGCCGGACCTGATCCGGCTGCGCAGCTCGTCGGCCACCTCGCGGTGTGACCTCTGTGGCCGTGGTGACCTGTTCCGTCCATTGACGGAGGCGTGTTCCGGTTCCACGACCAAACACTACAACTTCGCGCCATCTTTGGGCAGTTGCAGGATAGGTGGTTATGAGTCGACCCAACGCGGAGATAAGTATCAGTGAGTTGGTTGCCAACTTACACAACATGGTCATACTTCCCGAGGGTTGGCCGCCAGAGTCGTCCTCCCCAGGACCCCAAGGAGGGAACGTCATGCCGCTCATCGCCCTCGCCGTCGCCGCCCTCGCCATCGGATTCGAGCAACTCATCCAGTGGAAGTACGGGCCGCTGGGCATCATCGCGTTCGTCGCGCTGTCCGTCGGCCTCAAGGCCAAGAACACCACCATCAGCGGCATCGGAGCCGTCCTGCTCGTGATGCTGCTCGCCCAGTCCGGCTGATCGGACGCCACCGTCCGGCAGTCCGGCTGACCGGGCTCCCCTCCGGAGGGGAGCCGGGAGCTCGGTCAGTCCGTTCAACGCACCACCGCACCATCGAGCAACCACACAACCGCACGGCTACGGATGCAGTGCACCACCACTCACCGACAAAACCGGAAGGAGCCCCACACCAGCCTTACAGGCCGCACCGATCGGCATCGGAATCAGCATCGGAATCAGAAGATGTCCGGGCACCACGGTCGCCTGGACGTGCGGAGCAGGGCGTCGGCGACGACGGCGGCGCCCTCTCGTTCTTCGCACACCCGCCCGAGCGCGGCAAGCCGCACCGCCGACTCGTCGCCCAGCCACAGGGCCGCCAACTCGCCCACGTTCAGGGTGAGATCGGCGGTCGTCGTGGTCGGCGCGCAGGTCGCCCCGTCGGGTCCGGCCTCGAGGCGGTAGCGCCCGGCGGACAGTCCGTCCCCGTCGGTGACGTCCAGGACCAAGGTCCCGGACCCCGCGTACGTACGCGCCTCCAGAGCCCGTACTACGTCCAGGATCCGCACCCACAGCCAGTCCGCCTGGGTCGTGATGCGGGCGGCGCGCGGGTCGGGGAGGACGTGCGGGAGCAGGTCGTCGGGGGCCCGCCAGCCGGTCTTGACGTGGGCGATCCAGTCGATCGAGCAGAGGTACCGCCACAGGGCGCGTTCGGCCGCCGGGGTCACCGTGATCAGCCAGTTCACCTCCGCCGTGTTCAGCGGTTGCTTGACGTCGCCCCAGTTGTCGTCCGACTCGTACGAGACCAGGCCCTCCACCTCGCCGGTCGCCGAGCGGTACACGGCGTAGAAGGGTTCCTTCCAGGAGTCGCCGCTCAGGCTCAGTGCGCCGGTGTTGATCTGCCACCAGCGCTCGTCGCGGCTGACCGCGCCCGGCTGGGTGCGACGAAGGCGGTCGTGCAGGTCCGGGCCGAGCTTGCGTACGTCGTCGCCGTCCACCAGGTCGATACGGGCGCCGTCGGTCGGCCCGGACCAGCGGGGGTCCAGGCCCGACCTGGAGACGTCGATGGTCCACTCGGTGGCGGTGGTGGCCTGGCCGAAGCCGTACCGCCCGTAGATCGGGTACTCCGCGGCGATGAGGGTGGCGACCACGTCGCCGCGGTCCTTCGCCGCGGTGAGGTCGGTGGCCATCATGCGGGTGAGGAGGCCTCGGCGGCGGTGGGTGGGGGTGACGGAGACGTTGGTGATGGCGTCGGCGGGGACGGGGGTGCCACCGACGGTGGTGAGCTGCTGCGGGAACGATCGGAAGGTGGCGATGATGGGGGTCCCCCCGTTCGAGCGAAGTCGAGAGTGGGGGAGGCCGGTGTCGAACGCGCCGAGAGTTCGTTGCGGGAGGATGCTCGAACCGCGGTTGGTGATCTCCTGGTCCGATACGGCCGGGGAACGTAGGAACCCCGTGTTCAGCGCGCGGATCCAGGCCGGGATCTCGGTCTCGGTGATCGTTCGTACGTCGATTTCTTCGCGACGGCTCATGGGGGCACGCTAGGGCGCCGCGCAGACCCCTGTCGCACCGTTTTCGCCCCCGCCGCCCCTACCCGTCCCATCCCCGGGGCTCCGCCCCGGACCCCGTGGGCCGTCCTTTCGGCTGCGGGCGGGTGGGGGCTGGTCGCGCGGTTCCCCGCGCCCCTCGAGTGCGCTGGCGCGCATCGTCAGCCCGTCCACCGTGTGAGGACGAGACCACCCAGGCCGATGCGGGGTCCAGGGGGGATCCCCCGGTGGGGCGCAGGGGCGCAGCCCTCCGGAGGGGGGCGGCAGCCCCGCAGGGGTACAAGGGGCGGGGACCCTGGGATGGGGCGGGTAGGGGCGGCGGGGGCGAGGGACGCTTGGAGGGTGGGGCTAGAACGTCGCTCGGATTTCGCCCACCTCAATGCCTCCGCCGGTCAGGGGGGCGTGGCCGATTTTGGAGAGGATCGGGGATTGCGTGCCCAGGAGGGACAGGGCGCGGGCGAGGACGGGCCCGAGTGCGCGGGTGGCGCCGTCGTCGATCTTGAAGGCGAGGGCCCTGCCGTCGGGGAGGGCCACCGCCTGGACGGCCTCCGCGCCCATCTTGGAGAGGGCACCCGGTATCTCGCGCATGAGCCAGGTGTCGGGACGGCGCGTGCCGGCGACGTACTCGGGGTGGGCGCGCATGGCGTCGGCGACACGGCGTTCGGCGGAGCCGGGGGCGGCGAGGACGAAGGAGCGGAAGGCACGGGCGAGGCCCGTGAGGCTGATCGCCATCAGCGGCGCACCGCAGCCGTCCGTACCGACCGCCGTCACCGACTCCCCCGCCGCCTCCTCGACCACGGTGTGGATGAGCTGCTGGAGCGGATGCCCGGGGTCCAGGTAGGAGTCCAGGGGCCAGCCTCGCAGCGCGCACACCGCGAGCATCGCCGCGTGCTTGCCGGAGCAGTTCATGGTGACCCGGTCACGGACCGCGCCCCCGGCGAGATACGTCTCCGCCTCCGCCGGGTCCAGCGGCAGATCCGGCGGGCACTGCAACTGCCCGGCGTCCAGCCCGTGCTCGGCCAGCATCTTGTGGACGAGATCGCGGTGGAAGGCCTCCCCGGAGTGGCTGGCGGCGGCGAGAGCCAGCCGTTCGCCTGCCAGGTCAAGCCCCGCCCGCAGCACACCCGCCGCCTGCATCGGCTTGTTCGACGAGCGCGGGAAGACCGGCGCGGTCACCTCGCCCAGCGCCAGCTCGACCGACCCGTCCGCGGCCAGCAGCACCAGGCTGCCCCGATGCCGCCCCTCGACGAATCCCGAACGGACGACCTCGGCGAGAACAGGCGGTATGAAGGGGTCTGCGGGGACGACAGGAGCGGCGGCGGACATCGGCGGTGGCCTTCCATGACAGGGACCCGCGCGGTGATCGAACCGCGGCACCGTACGGGAGGTCCCCCGATGGCGTGTCCCCGGCCGAGCCCCACGACCGCGACCCGGGCCGTTCCCGGGCGCGGCCGCCGCGACCGCGGAACCGTACGCAGCCATGGGGCCCGGCCCCGGACGTCCCGGAGCGCCGGCGCCGCCCCAGCCGTCGCACGCTCCCCCGGGATCGCCGGGGGCCACCGCGTCACATGAGCAGGTCGTCTACTTGTGCTTCCCCATCACGGTACCTGCGGGCGATCTCGGCGCTGCAATCGTCGGCGGTGCGCTGCAGGCGCTGGCGCCGCCGGGAGACCTGCTGCTCGTAGCGCACCAGCCGTCCCATCCCCGCGCCGAGCTCGTCGTCCGTACGTGCTTCCAGGTCCGACAGCTCCACCTCGGCGAGCATGTCAGCGGCCAGCCGCCGGTACTCCTCGCCGTACGGTGTGCCCACTGTCACATGGCGGGCCGACGAACGGTGCCGGGCGGGCGCGTCCGTCAGGATCTCCGCGAGCCGGTCGACGACCGACGCCCCGCCGGAACCGGAACCCGCTCCCCTCCCCCGGCCGGCCGCAGCCCCGGACTCGTTCCCAGGCCCGAGACCAGCGGCGCTCCCGACACCGCGGAGGGCGCCCGCAGTCCCCCGCGGCGCGCCAGCTCCGCCCGCAGGATGTCGATGCGCCCCTGGAGCAGCCGCCGCACATAGCTGAGGTCGGCCTCGTCGCGCTGCGCGTCGCGCCGCAGGGTCCGCAGTTCGGGCAGCCGCAGCAGGGGCAGCTCGGGCGCGGGCGGGTCCGGGGGCAGCGGGCTGTCGGTGCGCTGCACGGGAGGACGAGGAACCCCCGAACGACCGCCTCCCGCCCGCGGACTCGTACGGGTCAACGACACAGCCCCGGGCGGCTGCTGCCCGGTACTCGGTGTGCTCATGTGCCTCTACCGTCCCCTCGACCGGCGCGGTCCACCCCACGGTTGCACCGCAACACACGCATCGTGCCACCCCAAGTGGCCGCTATGTGACCGAGTGCCCCCGATCGGCCCCAGATGGGGGGTAAGGAGCAAAAAGAAACCCCCAAAGGACCCC
This portion of the Streptomyces mirabilis genome encodes:
- a CDS encoding phosphotransferase, with the translated sequence MGVPSLSGLSGPPALESAADTAYEDFVRYARAFGSFGRGHHNRNYMVRPLTENDSRLVACDDRAPVTVRERIASVVPVVIRTWQDEAEILNTIWRVLPHVPRCLVKRGDVTILSYVEGVPLSRICPNGKPVDSSLILALVDLLADMTQVRRQHLPALPASWPRSSRDSRGFLRALASAAEEQIRRRNWNDFGGLFAMLGIPEDAMVRFAERVPALVSRPFSLLHTDLHRDNVIVSYDGDPPLICVDWELASYGDPLHDLATHLVRMKYPDHQWPEVIEAWREVMGRRRLKAVHGLDRDLKHYLAFERAQSVYPDVMRAATSLRGSFDQRELEAATQEVYRALRLAEEPLRLASVPDAAEIERILFRWNESHAGRDHPNGPISQIVWEPDDRVQPHPRFPAPVVSRALFEEGAASAERVFKGTAHLNTAVRVPGYPLPVMVRRKIGTANARERRFLNEHAVLGAIERSNVSVRAPRVLALGTSGLREQFTVQSYEGPADGFRPPDHPTDGLRPHEADDLVDQLAALTFVAYETLDPEAARLNFYRELQGELVRMVTELPPATRDLMRELGLPNGGRLGEILGRHTLVPRRPVLLHGDLNPWNLVRRESGGLTLIDWEMAMVGDPLYDLVRHIHLTPTRPEIRERLFSRWARLLPEDCTKGWREDWRVYRWMEVVRSAYVDLDRLVTGDSLDAPNVRRAVDAYAMTLAGATAALGLPDKSTANPYLARALPRGDHGGQRTAEHFADA
- a CDS encoding GntR family transcriptional regulator, with amino-acid sequence MSGERGEGGGTEFQRILETLRTRIADGTYAIDSHLPAQRELAEELGVSRDTVQRVLRELNNEGWIKSRQGSGSRVVKSPTHLGNPKQEVPRVRATLGTFVARAFAQPTVRLDVFTLTSESLDAHIRLQAEHIRLKEITPERIELRILLPSESLDLPYPRMKKSSEDQSAQPEPDQSGRLQDRLRAITERHTISLRAALRDLQTEGLVPSVRVEIRHVPLAPAFKLYLRPGVEALFGPYQVVERPILLDDGVEVEATDVLGLGSTLTRHVNDEGDPDSSGSVFMESMQAWFDSCWRLLADAP
- a CDS encoding HAD-IA family hydrolase, with translation MTSDTAQTEPVAAETENLREVIERAHFVLFDFDGPICRLFAGHSAEDVAKDLVEWLERQGLRGLLTEEEQVHPDPMVVLYAVHRRHPHSDLVSELEERLTQQELKAVPSAWPTAYADPLIRTWSAVGARLAIATNNSARTATGYLASRDLTNCFAPNIYGRGQDLHHLKPDPHCLNRALNALGAAPAAALMIGDAPSDYEAARQAGVPFLGYARTAYKEKLLREAGAEDVVSSLEPVLRVLRGSA
- a CDS encoding GntR family transcriptional regulator: MVVTQENVAVNGSRRLSPQEIADVLRDRIRAGDLKAGDRLPTQAELAEEFGVERGTVRQALRALQDDGLLSNVSKGSPPRIAEPPASAGNEPQTTMVGLAPRLADAFSAPHVRVDAACLTAETLMLALGEPVRLIHEGRIRPESIDVRILLPSRDINLAFPVPVDGRGDDDPVHERWLAQRNAQVHVLQHNLRALRSSHGIDVRVAFRALPFTPPIKLYLLNGVEALIAYYMVTRREEEMADVTLDMYDALGSDSLLFSFEKRTGQRDAAFVDQSQKWFDALWETITTDLTLS
- a CDS encoding winged helix-turn-helix domain-containing protein, with the translated sequence MVVEPEHASVNGRNRSPRPQRSHREVADELRSRIRSGQLRPGQRMPTQAKLADEFGVERGAVRQALRILQSEHLLVNVSKGSPATVADTLGRALTGPEASPQPTTVALGGRITAAFEAPHVEIDALCLTSISLTLAMGEPLRQIHAGRIKPARVDVRVLLPSSDIDLAFPAPVDAPVDASAAGRLQRSWLTNRNAQGQVLRHNLLALRATHGIDVNVTFRALPFTPPVKLYLLNGVEALFAYYTLTRREEEVDHEYLEMYDVQGTQSMLFPFAQGAGLRDTTFVEQSHLWFNALWETISSKLLLSN
- a CDS encoding GNAT family N-acetyltransferase: MSRREEIDVRTITETEIPAWIRALNTGFLRSPAVSDQEITNRGSSILPQRTLGAFDTGLPHSRLRSNGGTPIIATFRSFPQQLTTVGGTPVPADAITNVSVTPTHRRRGLLTRMMATDLTAAKDRGDVVATLIAAEYPIYGRYGFGQATTATEWTIDVSRSGLDPRWSGPTDGARIDLVDGDDVRKLGPDLHDRLRRTQPGAVSRDERWWQINTGALSLSGDSWKEPFYAVYRSATGEVEGLVSYESDDNWGDVKQPLNTAEVNWLITVTPAAERALWRYLCSIDWIAHVKTGWRAPDDLLPHVLPDPRAARITTQADWLWVRILDVVRALEARTYAGSGTLVLDVTDGDGLSAGRYRLEAGPDGATCAPTTTTADLTLNVGELAALWLGDESAVRLAALGRVCEEREGAAVVADALLRTSRRPWCPDIF
- a CDS encoding asparaginase, yielding MSAAAPVVPADPFIPPVLAEVVRSGFVEGRHRGSLVLLAADGSVELALGEVTAPVFPRSSNKPMQAAGVLRAGLDLAGERLALAAASHSGEAFHRDLVHKMLAEHGLDAGQLQCPPDLPLDPAEAETYLAGGAVRDRVTMNCSGKHAAMLAVCALRGWPLDSYLDPGHPLQQLIHTVVEEAAGESVTAVGTDGCGAPLMAISLTGLARAFRSFVLAAPGSAERRVADAMRAHPEYVAGTRRPDTWLMREIPGALSKMGAEAVQAVALPDGRALAFKIDDGATRALGPVLARALSLLGTQSPILSKIGHAPLTGGGIEVGEIRATF